The following is a genomic window from Nicotiana tabacum cultivar K326 chromosome 3, ASM71507v2, whole genome shotgun sequence.
TTTGCTGAGCAACTGAACAATTTGTTGATATTTTTCCTGTgtgaagaaaggagcaagctgCTGAACAGACTTCTGAAGCACTGATTGTGGTGGTTGATATGACTCCTATGTAAAGTAAGGAGTGGGGTGTTGAACAGGCTACTGAGGTATTTGAAGGTTCTGCTGATTCTGCATTCCAAAGATCATTTGTGGATTGTTGTTAGTGAACTTGCAGGCATTACCAGGAGCATGGCCTGCTGCGGGACTTGCATAGTTTGCATACACTCCAGGACTACCTCCCTTCTTCTTAGACTTGAAGTCTTAGGGGTAACCAATTAAATTGTAACGGGTCTCCTTTGTATGTCCTTTGCAATGACAGTACCACACTAGGGATCTTCTTTCGAAGCCTGAAATTTCCCTTTGTAGTTACTGGACCTCTGTTACTAAACATTGCATTACTTTCAGCAGCTTCTGCAACTTGCACTACCTGTGTAAAGTTTGCCAGACTCATCTGACTCTCAAGATCAACAAGCAAGGAGTAGGCTTTATTTATGTTAGGAACTGGAGACATCATCATAATCTTACTCCTAGCTTGTGAATAGGAATCATTTAGGCCAATGAGGAACTATAGAAGTTTATGATATTCAGAGTGAGCAGCATACTTCTTAGATTCTGGACATGGACACCCAGGGCAAGGCATGAGTGCATCAAATTCATCCCACAAATCTCTAAGCTTAGAGAAGTAATCAGCAACAGTCATCGTCCCCTGAATAAGAGTATGAATCTCTTTGTGGAGATGAAGGACTCTAGAGCCATTCACTTTATCAAACCTTTCCTTTAAATCTTCCCAGACCTTGTGAGCATTGAATGCATATACAATACTACTTAGCAATCCTGGTCGTACTGCATTCATTATCCACGACAAAACTACAGCATTCACCTTTTCCCATCGGTCATGTAGTTCAGGTTTAAATTTAGACTTAGGGTACTTTCCATCAACAAAACCTAATTGATTTTACCTAACAAACCAATTTGCATAGATCTACTCCATATAGCATAGTTGTTTGAGCAAGTCAATTGAAGAGAAATCAGAGAGCTACCTGGAGTATTTGTAGGTTGTAGGTAAAGAGGGTGATTGTGATCGACTATGGTGAATCGTATTGCACTGGTCGTCGGAGAGGCATTTGCACGTAAGTGATTGTTCTCGTCATCTGTAATTGCCATTTCCAACTTCTTTTTCAATACTATGTCACTTTGAGACAATTCAACACCGTGTGTATGAATTGAAGTAACTCAGAGAACGAACGAGCGGAAGACTGAGTTTAGATCGGCAAtgcatgctctgataccatgttaactTCCATGGTTGTGGAAGATGAAGTTCAGATGAAGAAGAGAAGGAAGCTTCGAGAAAACAGTTGAGAGAAGAGAATACCAGATTCTGTTATTAACTAAGAAAGAATGGTACTGTACAAACTACTACTTCTTCTAATGTTCTATTTATACACATTACATAACTAACTAACTACTTGCTTAACCACTAATAATATTAACTCTACTTAAGCTAACTAGAGTTAGATAGACTTAACTACTCTCAACAGTCAAGAAGACGGGCAAATTCTCGAGTATGGGGCATCCAGGCCCTATGCAACAACCTTCTGTTCCTCCCTTCGCCGTGGTCAACCGGTCTTTGCCGCTGTTTTGATGATCCTCGCAATTTTACTTGTGTCACCTTCGAACAAATCGTTGAAATTGTAAACAAAGGAAAAACTTGTAAGCATACAAAATATTAATGTTACGCGCGCATGATTTAGTCTCTAGGTTATTTTTATTTTCGGATCAGTTAATGTTTATGATGATGTGCTGTGCTTATTTTGATGATATAGCATGTGGGGATAGTGGTGCATTACATATATATGGAGTTCTGGTGGCATTGACATGCTGCCCTAGCTTGTGTAAAGAATAGtagtggcaaaatggttaaaacaaAGCAGTTAATAGGccttattatccactaaaaacGGGTTGAATAGTGaacttttttaaaaatgggtcaaatatggataagaaccatattatccatttagaaaatggggtataatggataactaatgggtttaacttttacatttgtaaagactcaaattgggagttcctcaagtttgggagactaggaattctaccaaaagtgatcatattcaagaagtcatgaacccattttttatccatatttaatatggatccgATCGgataatttatcttttttttcattATCCATTTTTTACCCGAACAATATTTGATCCAACTTGCTCGTTTGCCACTCGTAGTCAAGAATGAGGGGGCAATTTGATTTGGAAGAGTCAACTTGTGTTGATTGCCTTGTGCACTTCTTCTGAGAACCTTGTGCTCATTTGCCAGGAATACTGAGAGCTTAAGAACCGTGGGTTTATATGGCAATAGATACTTAAGTACTCTTTTTAACTTTAATTTGTTTaatttctaaacttgagttttaCAAATTTCGCTACTTAATTTGACAATATTTTGAATGTTTTCGTCAAGGCTGGCAAGATAACTTGGAAAGAGAAAGCCGCCGGGGAGTTACCATGGCCCCTCTTCAAGCTGGCATGATCAGATGAAATATTGTCCCAGTGTTTTTCACTTGACATCATTAAACTTAGTGTACTTGCGTTTTGTCTAGACCGTTGGTTTCATATTTGAATAGATTATAATATTTGTTATagtttaatataaaaaaaattgtttgacTCCACTAATGAACTATAATGGAATCATATTTCTTGAATATCTTTTCTAATATCCATATCATTATAAAATTTAATCAGCACAAGTTTCAACATAGATACTACTACGAGTTTCACGTCGCTATagcaacaagaagaaaaaaaaggtccAATATTAAAATTATTCGGACTAGTTTCATGGCCGTAAATTCTTACTACGTACATTTTAAGGACGACACTTATCTCACCATTTTCTTGCATTCCTCCAATCATTGTGATACAACTTCAGATCTCGTGAGTGGATTATAAGTTTTGGGGAAAAAACTTGATGGAGTACTCTGTTTTTCAATTACACTAAGGAGTTCAACTTTAAAAAACTAACTTGACTTTacaaattaaagtaagagttttAAAGCTTGTTTGGAAAGCCACCTAAGAATTTGATTTGGGTAtaattgggtgtaattacacagtttgacatgtttgtttcgccaagtaattacttggtcaacatgaaattgggtgtaattggaggagtgtaattacactctccaattctcaagagGGAGGTGAGAATTGATGGTAATTACACTGTATAATTACAAGGTTGCTTTttagtttctttcctttttgttttcattttaatTTAATGACTCAAAATAGAGTCATTAACAAACTTGACATATAATGAGTGATACAATTAAAGCGAAATATCGTTGTTGAATGATGTTATAAACTTATCATGTTTCCTAATCTTAAGTTGTAGTGCAACTTACTATTATTATGTTGTaatttgacatatgttaaactattttttttgaattttaaaattatgTTATATTCATGGttccaatttacttgttttagtagtattggctcacattgcatgttgttcattttttaattagaattgatagattaattttgtcaaatatttggataatgttatgacattatatttgtaaatattaatttattttatcaaacataaattccatgatgttcttacaaaacgtatgtttttagtttttgtaagtatctaaactaaatattattaatttgaaaaatatatataaattatttttacaatatatATAGCGCTAGGGGACTTGGGGAATTCGGAGAGTCTCCAAGATTTTAGGTATTGTAGGCGCATTAAGGTGGAGGAGGTCGTGGGGGCtttgcgtaagatgagtaggggtagaGCGATCGGGCAAGATGAAATTCCAGTTgagttttggaagtgtgtgggtagagcaggattGGAATGGCTGACTGGGTTGTTCAATgttatttttaggacgaagaagatgctggAAGAATGGAGGTCGAGTACAGTGGTACCGTTGtgcaagaacaaaggtgatatccagtgtTGTAATAATTATAGGGGTATTAAGTTACttagtcataccatgaaagtttgggagagggtggtggcgGTGAGGGTGAGGAAGACGATGTCTATATCCAACAATcagtttgggttcatgccggGCCGCTCCACTgcggaagctatccaccttattagaaAGTTGGTGGAACggtacagggataagaagaaggatctgcacatggtgtttat
Proteins encoded in this region:
- the LOC107797058 gene encoding uncharacterized protein LOC107797058, with protein sequence MAITDDENNHLRANASPTTSAIRFTIVDHNHPLYLQPTNTPGFVDGKYPKSKFKPELHDRWEKVNAVVLSWIMNAVRPGLLSSIVYAFNAHKVWEDLKERFDKVNGSRVLHLHKEIHTLIQGTMTVADYFSKLRDLWDEFDALMPCPGCPCPESKKYAAHSEYHKLL